TCAGAATCCCCACCCATGAGTTGGGTCAGTTCGTCCTTTACGATTTTAACCATTAACTGGCCCGGCTGTAGGGTCGTTAGGACATTTTGACCAAGTGCCTTCTCCTTAACCCTGTTGGTAAATTCCTTAGCTATTTTAAAATTAACATCTGCATCCAATAAAGCACGCCGTACTTCTTTAGTGGTCTCTGCTACGTTAATCTCCGTAATCTGCCCATGTCCTTTGAGTACATGAAGGGCTTTATCTAGCTTTTCGCTTAAATTATCAAACATCTTTTTTTGAGATTTTACAAGGAGAACAAATTTAAGAATATCAGTTGTAAGTCTCTAAGAAGTAGGCTAAAATCTGAAAAACAAAAGAGCACCCGCTATAAGGGTGCTCTTTCTCTGGGATGTGGGGCAAAAAAGGTGTTACATTTTCATGAAAATTCCCAGTTTTTATAAACCTCCATCAACACCACCAACGAGGCCCAACTCTTTACTGCTGGCGGTGTATTTTTGGATGTTCTTATCTTTCCATAATCAAGATGTCTGTTGTACCATCTTCGTTTAAGCGTATTAGTTCAAGGCTAACGCTGGTCATTGAGACAAATAACCAATCATCGGTTAATTCGTCAAAAGGCATGTTAGCTCCAAAATTCAAATACACTTTTAATCGTTCTTCACTATTCCTCAATACTCTCCATAGTCCCTCGCCAAAAGCTTCTCCACCCTCTTTGATAGAAATTTGGTGGTCCTCCATCAATTGAATGCTATAACCTCCATAAATCTCGGTTTTATTAATATCCCCTTCTATATAAGTAGTTACGCTCCAATCACCATTGATCAAAACCTCCCTTATTTGGGGAACAATGCGGTCATCCTCGTTATCATCGCAATTACGTTCGAGTACTAATTCATAACCTATTTCTTCAACTTCAAACTTTAGTCTCTTGTTCGCTAAATCGCGGACGGGCCATTCAAAGCTAACTCCAGGTTCATCTCCCATGGTAATGGCCATAACTAATTTTTGCTCTTCGTTAAAACCTATTTCCCACGTACCTTCGGAAGTATTCATTCCGTTACTAAGGGTTACCACCCCTTCCGACATGAACTTAAACTCATAACCTAATAGCCTATCAATTTCCTCACCTTGGTTCTTCACCTTTTTGATAATCCATTCGCACTCCCTAAGGATTTCTCGCAATGTATCCGGATTTGCAGGCACTACATCTTCCTCGCAAATTTGCTTCATTACGATTCTATTACTTTCGCCGTTAAAGAGCTTTATTCTATGGTCATCTATTTCGTAAACTTGCCACTCTAAGGTAAAATCTACTAAGGTTTCAAATTCCATCACTAGGACGGCTCCGTTATCACCTACTCTAGACTCCCAAGTACCTGTAACATTCATACCTGCCCTATCCTTTACATTTACGGTACCATCTTCCATAAAATCGAAGATATAGTCTGTATACTGCGCAGTTTGCTCTACATCGTTACGTCTTATCTCCTTAACATACCATGGACACTCCGTTAAGCAGAAATCCAAACGCTCTTCATCAAAATCATCATCATTGTAATCATCATCATCATCTTCGTCACAAGCATCTTTCGCATCCTCTATGGCCCTAACCAGTTCTTCATTGCTATTGACCTCTAACGTAGTACCATCATACAATTTCAAAGAAATAGGAAAGTCAAAACTTACAAGGTCATTGTCGTCAAGACCTCCAAAGAACCTTCTTAAATCCCTATCACTCTCCACTAAGACACTTCCCGTTTGCTGCAGATTAATATCGAAAATGAACAAGGTCATTGGGTAAACAAAGTCTATACATTCAATATCTTCATCCTCTCCACCTTCCTTACACTGCGCGGCAAGTTCCCTCAGGTCTTCAATACCGTTTATAGTAATTTCCGTGAAATCTCCGGTAGTAATCGTAATGGGGAAGAGAATTTCTAAAAAGTCTTCATCATTATCGATAGCGTCAAAAATTTCCTCTATTATATGAAGGTCTTCCCTAGTATCTAAGGTCAGTTCAATTCCGTTTACCGTGACGGTATAGGGAAACTTAATATCAAAACAACTGGCTCCGTCTACTATATTATCAAAAGAGCCGTCATTAGTGGATGTGTTCTTCACGAGGGTAGCTGTTGAGGAATTTGCCATTATGGCTTGTGGCTCCTCTCCTGTGTTTATCTCTTCAAATTCATCTTGGCAAGACGTAAAATTCAGTGCAACGACAAATAAGCTTATATACGCTGCATAATTCAAAAACTTTTTCATAACGATTTGGTATTATTAGTTCGTACCACCCTAAAACAACCTACTCTAAAAAAACCCTACCCGTTTTTTTAATTTTTTTCAAATATCTTTGAAAAAAATCCATCTTTTGGAAGTAGACCTCAACAAGGACGTATGCGAAGAGAGAATATACAGCACTATATTCCAAGAAAACGCCAAAACTATTTTCAACCATATTTTTTATAAGTACGGAAATGAAGAAAAAGCCCACGATGCGGTACAGGAAGCCTTTGTAAAACTATGGGAAAATTGCGCTAAGGTTCCTCCGCAAAAAGCAAAATCATATCTATACACTGTAGCGAACAATTTATACTTGAATGTTATCAAGGCAGAAAAAGTTCGTTTAAAGTATGCGGATAAAACCCTAAAAACTACCAACGAGACCCCAGAATTTTTATTAGAGGAGCGCGAGTTTGAAGAAAAACTGGAAATAGCGTTAAACAGTCTACCGGAAAATCAACGTTCCACTTTCTTATTGAATAGAATTGATGGAATGAAATACGCCCAAATTGCGGAGCTAGAAGGAGTAAGCGTCAAAGCAATCGAAAAAAGAATGCACCTGGCCTTAAAAAGTTTACGAGAAAAGATTGATGGGATTTGATGGTTGATTCCTTCGACTACGCTCAGGACAAGGGTTGATTCCTTCGACTACGCTCAGGACAAGGGTCGATGGTTGATGGTTGATGGTTGATGGTTGATGGTTGATGGTTGATGGTTGATGGTTGATGGTTGATGGTTGATGGTTGATGGTTGATGGTTGATGGTTGATGGTTGATGGTTGATGGTTGATAAAAAATAATTTTCCCAAAAGAAAGTAGGGTTTTTTAAAATTAAGTTGTTATTAAAGTATAAAGCTAGAACTAATGCAAGAAAATTACTTAGCAAAATGGCTGAATAATGAGCTTACAGATGCAGAACTCAAAGAGTTTAAACAATCTGAAGCGTATGCTACTTATAAGAAAATTATGGATTCCTCTGAAAGGATAGAGGCACCTGATTATAATGTAGAGGAAGCTTGGGCCCAACTTGGAGAGCGTCGTGCTCAAAAGCAGCCTAAGGTGGTTAGCATAACTCCTTTCAAAAGCTTTTTACGTATTGCGGCCGCAGTTGCTGTGCTATTAGCAGGTTCTTACTTTTATCTGAATACTTTGGACGCGACTATAACTACCCAATATGCAGAAAGTAAAGAAATTGTGCTTCCCGATAGCTCTGAGGTTATCCTAAATTCAGATTCGCACTTATCGTATAATGAAAAGAACTGGGATGAAGAGAGAAATATCTCCTTAAAGGGAGAGGCATTTTTTAAAGTGGCCAAAGGAAAAAAATTCACGGTAAGCACAGACCAAGGAGCGGTTAGCGTTCTCGGAACTCAATTTAATGTTGAAAACAGAAAGGGCTTCTTTGAGGCTACCTGTTACGAGGGCATAGTAAGCGTTACTTATAATGGTAAAGAAATAAAATTACATGCAGGCAACTCCTTCCTATCCGTAAACGGGAAAATTACCCAGTCCAAAGTTGCCGTAAATACTACACCTTCTTGGTTAAACAATGAAAGTACTTTTAAAAGTATTCCGCTTTCATATGTTTTTGATGAATTTGAACGTCAGCACAATACCACCATTGAAACAAAAAATATAGATACAGCACAGCTGTTCACCGGAACCTTTAGTAATACGGATAAGGAGCTTGCCCTTAGAAGTATCAGTGTTCCTCTTCAAATAAAGTTTAAATTAGAGGGGAATAAAGTGCTGTTCTATGGGGAAAGCGCACCTTAATACGCTCACATCCTATTTACTTTCTCTTCTATTATTACTCTTCTGGGGCAATAGTAAAGCCCAAGATACGGCCAGTTCTAAAATTGCGGTCACCACGCTAATACAGGAATTAGAGTCTACCTATGGCATTAAGTTTTCTTACGTAGACGAGGACTTAAAAGAAATAAGAGTTTCCTTTCCGAACGATTCCAACCTAGAGGTCATATTAAATGACATTAGAAAGCAAACCCAATTAAAGATTGAAAAACTAAATAGTAGATACTATTCCATTTCCAAAAGCACCACCGTAGATATTTGTGCTCAGGTGCTGGACAACTATGAAAGTAATACCATTCCCGGAGCTTCTGTACAGGTCTTAGGGAGTACCGTTGCTACAGTAACCAATTCAGAAGGTTCTTTCTCTTTTACGAATATTCCTAGGAAGTCCATAATACAAGTGAAGCATTTGGGGTTTAAAACCTTATTTATTACCGCAGAGGAACTTGTGCAAGCCCAACCATGCAAAATATTAGCTCTTGCGCAGAATTATCAAGAATTGGACGAGGTTATCGTCTATAAATTCCTAACGGACGGTTTGGCCAAACTAGAAGATGGAAGCGTGGAACTGAATACTGAAGAATTTGGAATCTTACCTGGACTTATAGAACCTGATATTCTCCAAACGATACAGGCGCTTCCCGGTATAAGAAGTGTTGACGAAACGGTATCCGACATTAATATCAGAGGAGGTACAAATGACCAAAACCTTATTCTGTGGGATGGGATAAAAATGTATCAATCCGGTCACTTTTTTGGATTAATATCAGCGTTTAACCCCTATCTGACCGATAAAATATCGGTGATAAAAAATGGAACGAGTGCAACTTACGGTGATGGAGTCAGCGGCGTTTTGGACATGAGAACAAAAAACAAGATTGAAACTACCATTTTTGGAGGAGCCGGTTTTAATTTGATCAGTGGAGATGCCTATGCCCAAATTCCGATTAAGGAAAATTTAGCCGTCCAGTTTTCTGGCAGACGTTCCTACACGGACTTTTTGAATACACCAACATACAATACCTTTTCGGAAAAAGCATTCCAAGACAGTGAAATAGAGACCGATAGTGATTTCTACTTTTATGATTTTACAGGAAAAGTGCTCTACGATATTAATCCGTACCAAAGAGTGCGTCTAAGTCTAATAAGTATTGACAATAGATTGGATTACTTAGAGACCAATGAAACCGGTAACCGTTCTATAGAAAGTAATTTAGATCAGACCAATCTCTCTTTTGGAGGAACGCTAGAGAGCGACTGGACGGATAGGTTTTCATCAAACCTAAATCTGTACTACACTAGATACCGTCTAAATGCCCTGAGTATTTCTAACGAGGCCAGACAGCGTCTCGTGCAGAATAATCGTGTAGTAGAAAAGAGTGCTAAACTAAGCACAAAGTACAAGTTTAATGAAAGTCTACAATGGACAAACGGCTATCAAGTAGTTGAAACAGGTATTCAAAATACAACCGAATTAAACGAACCAACATTCATAAGCGATATTAAAGGAGTGGTTTACACGCACTCGCTTTACTCCGAAATGAACTACAATTCTGCGAACCAAAAACTGGTAGCTAGGGCCGGTGCTAGGCTAAATTATATAGAAAACGTAAATACGTTTCAAAAGCTTCGTTTGGAGCCTAGGTTAAATATAAGTTATGAATTGGCACCCCATTTTAAAACAGAGTTGTTAGGCGAATTTAAAAGTCAGAGCACCAACCAAATCATAGATCTAGAACAGAATTTCTTAGGCATAGAAAAACGCCGTTGGGTTTTGGCAGATGAATCTACATTACCAGTCACTACAAGCAAACAGGGCTCGCTTGGTATTAACTATGATGAGAATAGCTTTTACTTTGGTATAGAAGGTTTTTTTAAAGAAGTGCAAGGAATCAACGTAAATACACAAGGATTTCAGAATCAGGGTCAGTTCAACAGTGAAATAGGCGCATATACCAATAAGGGTGTTGAGGTACTGATTAATAAAAAGAACAACTATTATAGCGCGTGGTTAAGTTATACCTATAACTTGAACAACTATACTTTTGAAACTTTGGCACCACCAAGTTTCCCCAACAATTTAGACATAAGACACGCTATAACCCTTGCCGGAAATTACACCTACGGCAATCTTAAGATAGGCTTTGGATTGAACTACCGTTCCGGGAGACCTTTTACGGAACCGGATGAAGACAATCCTATCGATACGACTGTTTTTCCCAATGAGATTAATTATAGGGAGCCCAATAGCAGTCGTATATCCGAATATTTTAGGATGGATGCCTCCGCTATTTATGATTTTAATTTAAATAAGCGAATTAAAGCCTCATTTGGCGCATCTATTCTAAACCTTACCAATAGAAGAAATACATTGAACACCTACTATCGCTTGAGCGATGCTAATGAGATAGAGCAAATTCAGCGGGTTTCTTTAGGGGTAACCCCAAATGCCAGTTTTAGGGTGTATTTCTAGCTGAACCTGAACATTACTTTCTATTCAGTCTCGTTATAACCAACACGTGAGGAAAAGTAATAGCTGCTAAAAAAGAGAAAAATAACGCCAAGGACGTATTCACCTCTGCCCTAAACAGAAAGAGTATAATACCTATTCCAAGGACCGATATCGTCCAGTAAGGTAACGATGATAGCACATAACGTCTAACGCTAGTCAATCTCAAATTACCATATAAGTATTTGATTTGATCAACCATAGATGGTATGGAGTGCCATAAAATAAAATATATAGCAAATGCCCATAATAGAGAAGCCGTATGAAATACGATGTACAAAACCAATATGTAAAAAGCCTGCTTAGGAAAATTGAACAACAAGGTTTTTTTAAAGTAACCAAAAGCAACCATTAATACGGTTACCGTTCCAAAAAACTTTAGTGCATAACCGTAGTAATTCAAAGGTATGTTCCTTCCAGAAATCTCAGTGATAATTGCGGAAACCTCGATAGCGTGCGCATTAAAAATCAAGAACAGGACGAACAGACCATATACCAGAAATAGCACCGAATTGAAAAAAGATTGTCCGGTTATTTTTGAAATCCAATGCTGTTCTCCAAAATGGTACCCACTAAAAATAATGAAAAGCCCCAAAGCAATAGAAGGAAGGTAAAAGAAAAAAAGAATGCTGGTACCTACAAATAGTATATAATAAACCAAAGTGGTCACAAAACCGATTTTGGTATTGATGACCACGTTCGTTTTTTGAAGCAACTTTATATCATTGGCTCCATGAAGGATTCCAAAAGTTAAAATCAAAAAATAAGCTAAAAAGTCCTCTATAGCAGGTTCAAAAAATACGGCCACCCAAAGGGAAAAAAAAGTAGCTACTATTATAAAGCTGCTCAAATTGATATTTTCAGCCCTGTCTTTTTTCATATATCATAATTATTTAAACTTTTGTTTAAATATTTAACATTTTACTTAAACAATAAGTGTTTAACTTTTTATAAATTTACCTAAACAAAATCAAAAAAATTAAAAATTATGGAAAATTTAATGAGTTCTTTTTCTCTAGTGGCCAAACTGGCTACAGACGATTATGTTGGGTTCACATTCTTCGTGGGCTGCATGGCCATGATGGCCGCTTCTGCTTTCTTCTTTCTTTCAATGAACAGTTTTGATAGGAAATGGCGTACTTCAATATTGGTTTCTGGTTTAATTACCTTTATTGCAGCCGTTCACTATTGGTATATGAGGGATTACTGGTCTGGTTTCGCAGAATCCCCAACCTTTTTTAGATATGTAGACTGGATTTTAACGGTACCGTTAATGTGTGTTGAATTTTTCCTTATTCTACGAGTGGCAGGCGCAAAAACTTCCTTAATGTGGAGACTAATCGCATTATCGGTTATTATGTTGGTCACCGGATATTTAGGAGAAGCTGTTTACAGGGACCAAGCTTGGTTATGGGGCTTAATTTCTGGAATTGCCTATTTTGTAATTGTATACGATATCTGGTTAGGAAAGGCGAAAAAATTGGCAGTAGAAGCTGGTGGGTCCGTATTAAAGGCTCACAAAACTTTATGTTGGTTTGTACTTGTGGGCTGGGCAATTTACCCAATCGGCTATATGGCAGGAACTCCAGGTTGGTATGAAGGACTTTTTGGAGGTCTAGACCTAAATGTAGTATATAACATTGGAGACGCAATAAATAAAATCGGCTTTGGTCTAGTTATATATGGTTTAGCGGTATCACAAAGCGAAAAGACTTTGGAGGCGTAAGCTTCATAAGAGTATGGACGTACCTGCGTTCATTTTATGGTTGGTTAGTGAAACGCCACTCTTTTTTAGAGTGGCGTTTTATTTTACATTCTATCAGGAACTGCTATCCCCAATAAGCTAAATGCCGTTTTTATCGTTTCCCCGACCTTATGGGAAAGTTGAACCCGAAGCACTTTTTTTGCGGAATCCGTTTCACCTAAAATGGAAACCTGTTGGTAAAATGAATTGAATTCCTTGACCAGATCATAGGTATAATTGGCCACTAAGGCCGGACTATAATTTTCTGCCGCTAATTGAATGGTATCAGGGAACTGCTGTAATTGTTTGATCAATTCCTTTTCCTTTGGATGCAAGATCAGTGCGGCATCAGGTACCATTGTTAGGTCTACACCTGTTTCATTGGCCTTTCTTAGTATGGATTGGATTCTGGCATACGTATACTGAATAAAAGGCCCTGTGTTTCCTTGGAAATCCACCGACTCTTCCGGGTCGAACAAAATGCGCTTTTTAGGATCTACCTTTAAAATATAATATTTCAAGGCGCCTAGACCAATCATTTTATACAGCTCCTCTTTCTCTTTTTCGGAGTAATCCTCTAGCTTACCCAGTTCCTTTGAGATAGCCCCTGCAGTTTTGGTCATGTCCTCCATAAGGTCATCTGCGTCAACTACGGTACCTTCCCTACTCTTCATCTTACCGCTAGGCAAATCCACCATTCCATAACTTAAATGATGTAATTTCTCAGACCATGAGAAACCAAGTTTCTTTAAAATTAGAAACAGTACTTTAAAATGGTAATCCTGCTCGTTCCCTACCGTGTAGACCATGCCATTGATATCCGGATGGTCCTTTACTCTTTGTATGGCGGTACCAATATCTTGAGTCATATAAACAGCTGTGCCATCTGAACGTAGTACAATTTTTTCGTCCAGACCTTCATCCGTAAGGTCAATCCAAACGCTACCGTCCTCTTTTTTAAAGAAAACTCCTTTATCGAGTCCATCCGCTACAACGTCTTTACCTAGTAAATAGGTATCACTCTCATAATAAAGCGTATCAAAATCTACGCCCAGGTTTTTATAGGTAATATCAAATCCTTTATAGACCCAACCGTTCATTGTCTTCCATAGGGACACGACCTCCTCATCACCAGCTTCCCATTTTAATAGCATTTCCTGTGCCGAAAGAAGTATAGGAGCCTCCTTTTCGGCCACCTTTTTATCAATTCCTTCGGCAACCATAGTCGCTATCTCCTCCTTATACGCTTTATCAAAAGCAACATAATAGTTGCCAACTAGCTTATCACCCTTGATGCCCGTGGTCTCCGGTGTTTCTCCATTACCAAACCGTTGCCAAGCCAGCATACTCTTGCAAATATGAATTCCTCGGTCATTTATAATTTGTGTCTTATATACTTTTTTACCTGAAGCCTTCAAAATTTCGGCCACCGAATACCCTAATAAATTATTTCGGATATGTCCCAAATGTAAAGGTTTGTTGGTATTGGGTGAAGAATACTCGACCATGATCGCATCGTCCGACGCCGTAACCAGACCAAAATCTTTTTCCGCTCTAATGGTATCAAAATAGGATACGTAAAACGAATCGGAAATAACAATATTCAAAAATCCCTTAATGACGTTATAATCTGAAACAGCGGTCACGTTTTCTTTCAAAAAAGCACCTATCTGCTCCCCTATTTGAACAGGGTTTCCTTTGATGTGCCTTAACATGGGAAAAACTACGATGGTAATATCACCCTCAAAGTCTTTACGTGTAGGCTGAAATTCTACCGAGGGCAACGTTATTTCATAAAGCTCGGATATCCCTTTCTTAACGTTGGCACTAAGTACTTCTTGAATAGTCATAAAACAGGTAATTAAGGCTGCAAAACTAATCATTTTTACACTTATTGCGCTATTCCCTTAGGTATCGATTTCCCTTTTATTAACTTTAAGGAAAAATGCAAAATGTTAGTAAACGTATCTTACAATAATAAAGCGATAACCAAAAAAGTTGATGAAGCCGTAGGGAAACCTTTCACCTTAAAAGAGCGCTTTAGCATGGGTGGTATTGGTTCTCCAAAGTTGATTATTACAGAAACCAGTGTTGAAATCAGGAACCTGCTGATTCTAGATAATAATAGAGATACCTGTAATATTGAAATACGACCAAAAGGAATTATAGTGCGGTTTAGGTCTTTATTGGAAACTTTTGCATTGGTCATACCTTACTATAAGCTAACCATTTACAAGGGTCAAGCATCGGTCTATTCCATATATCGTGACAACTATTTTATTAAAGTGGAATCTGACACCAAAGCTGTACAAAAGTTCTTTAAGAAGCTTTTGGGTTACAAAGCGGATAACGCACCGACTTCTGTTGATGATTTATAAAATGTTTAAAATTCCCAAGTAATGAAAATACTGTTGACAGGAGCCAATGGCTATATAGGCATGCGACTACTTCCCCAACTACTAAAACAAGGGCATGAAGTGATCTGTGCCGTAAGGGATGCAGAACGCTTGTCCGTAGATGCTGAAACACGGAATCAAATAGAAATAGTTGAGATCGATTTTTTAAAAGAAGTACAACCTGGACTACTTCCTACCGATTTGGATGCCGCTTACTTCCTGATTCATTCCATGAGCACTTCAACAACGGATTTTGATGAAATGGAAGCCAAGACCGCTGAGAACTTTAATTCCTATGTCCAAGAAACCAGTATAAAACAAGTCATCTATCTCAGTGGAATTGTAAATGATGCCAATCTTTCCAAGCATTTAAGGTCACGTAAAAATGTAGAGGAAATACTTTACCAAGGCAATTTTAGTCTCACGGTTTTAAGGGCGGGCATCATAGTAGGTTCTGGGAGTTCCTCTTTCGAGATCATTCGTGATCTCTGTGAAAAACTTCCCTTTATGATTACCCCAAAGTGGGTATTGACCAAAACACAGCCTATAGCCATAAGAGATGTCATTAGCTTTTTAACAGGAGTATTGGGGAACACGGAAACGTACAACGATTCTTTTGATATTGCCGGCCCTGATATTCTTACTTATAAAGAAATGTTGCATCAATATGCCAATGCCAGAGGGTTTAAAAATTGGATTTATACCGTCCCGGTCATGACACCGAAGCTTTCTTCCTATTGGTTATATTTCGTGACTTCCACTTCTTATACTTTGGCCTTGAACTTAGTGGATAG
This genomic window from Maribacter sp. MJ134 contains:
- a CDS encoding RNA polymerase sigma factor → MKKIHLLEVDLNKDVCEERIYSTIFQENAKTIFNHIFYKYGNEEKAHDAVQEAFVKLWENCAKVPPQKAKSYLYTVANNLYLNVIKAEKVRLKYADKTLKTTNETPEFLLEEREFEEKLEIALNSLPENQRSTFLLNRIDGMKYAQIAELEGVSVKAIEKRMHLALKSLREKIDGI
- a CDS encoding FecR family protein; the encoded protein is MQENYLAKWLNNELTDAELKEFKQSEAYATYKKIMDSSERIEAPDYNVEEAWAQLGERRAQKQPKVVSITPFKSFLRIAAAVAVLLAGSYFYLNTLDATITTQYAESKEIVLPDSSEVILNSDSHLSYNEKNWDEERNISLKGEAFFKVAKGKKFTVSTDQGAVSVLGTQFNVENRKGFFEATCYEGIVSVTYNGKEIKLHAGNSFLSVNGKITQSKVAVNTTPSWLNNESTFKSIPLSYVFDEFERQHNTTIETKNIDTAQLFTGTFSNTDKELALRSISVPLQIKFKLEGNKVLFYGESAP
- a CDS encoding carboxypeptidase-like regulatory domain-containing protein; translated protein: MGKAHLNTLTSYLLSLLLLLFWGNSKAQDTASSKIAVTTLIQELESTYGIKFSYVDEDLKEIRVSFPNDSNLEVILNDIRKQTQLKIEKLNSRYYSISKSTTVDICAQVLDNYESNTIPGASVQVLGSTVATVTNSEGSFSFTNIPRKSIIQVKHLGFKTLFITAEELVQAQPCKILALAQNYQELDEVIVYKFLTDGLAKLEDGSVELNTEEFGILPGLIEPDILQTIQALPGIRSVDETVSDINIRGGTNDQNLILWDGIKMYQSGHFFGLISAFNPYLTDKISVIKNGTSATYGDGVSGVLDMRTKNKIETTIFGGAGFNLISGDAYAQIPIKENLAVQFSGRRSYTDFLNTPTYNTFSEKAFQDSEIETDSDFYFYDFTGKVLYDINPYQRVRLSLISIDNRLDYLETNETGNRSIESNLDQTNLSFGGTLESDWTDRFSSNLNLYYTRYRLNALSISNEARQRLVQNNRVVEKSAKLSTKYKFNESLQWTNGYQVVETGIQNTTELNEPTFISDIKGVVYTHSLYSEMNYNSANQKLVARAGARLNYIENVNTFQKLRLEPRLNISYELAPHFKTELLGEFKSQSTNQIIDLEQNFLGIEKRRWVLADESTLPVTTSKQGSLGINYDENSFYFGIEGFFKEVQGINVNTQGFQNQGQFNSEIGAYTNKGVEVLINKKNNYYSAWLSYTYNLNNYTFETLAPPSFPNNLDIRHAITLAGNYTYGNLKIGFGLNYRSGRPFTEPDEDNPIDTTVFPNEINYREPNSSRISEYFRMDASAIYDFNLNKRIKASFGASILNLTNRRNTLNTYYRLSDANEIEQIQRVSLGVTPNASFRVYF
- a CDS encoding Brp/Blh family beta-carotene 15,15'-dioxygenase, coding for MKKDRAENINLSSFIIVATFFSLWVAVFFEPAIEDFLAYFLILTFGILHGANDIKLLQKTNVVINTKIGFVTTLVYYILFVGTSILFFFYLPSIALGLFIIFSGYHFGEQHWISKITGQSFFNSVLFLVYGLFVLFLIFNAHAIEVSAIITEISGRNIPLNYYGYALKFFGTVTVLMVAFGYFKKTLLFNFPKQAFYILVLYIVFHTASLLWAFAIYFILWHSIPSMVDQIKYLYGNLRLTSVRRYVLSSLPYWTISVLGIGIILFLFRAEVNTSLALFFSFLAAITFPHVLVITRLNRK
- a CDS encoding bacteriorhodopsin-like, whose protein sequence is MENLMSSFSLVAKLATDDYVGFTFFVGCMAMMAASAFFFLSMNSFDRKWRTSILVSGLITFIAAVHYWYMRDYWSGFAESPTFFRYVDWILTVPLMCVEFFLILRVAGAKTSLMWRLIALSVIMLVTGYLGEAVYRDQAWLWGLISGIAYFVIVYDIWLGKAKKLAVEAGGSVLKAHKTLCWFVLVGWAIYPIGYMAGTPGWYEGLFGGLDLNVVYNIGDAINKIGFGLVIYGLAVSQSEKTLEA
- the argS gene encoding arginine--tRNA ligase, giving the protein MTIQEVLSANVKKGISELYEITLPSVEFQPTRKDFEGDITIVVFPMLRHIKGNPVQIGEQIGAFLKENVTAVSDYNVIKGFLNIVISDSFYVSYFDTIRAEKDFGLVTASDDAIMVEYSSPNTNKPLHLGHIRNNLLGYSVAEILKASGKKVYKTQIINDRGIHICKSMLAWQRFGNGETPETTGIKGDKLVGNYYVAFDKAYKEEIATMVAEGIDKKVAEKEAPILLSAQEMLLKWEAGDEEVVSLWKTMNGWVYKGFDITYKNLGVDFDTLYYESDTYLLGKDVVADGLDKGVFFKKEDGSVWIDLTDEGLDEKIVLRSDGTAVYMTQDIGTAIQRVKDHPDINGMVYTVGNEQDYHFKVLFLILKKLGFSWSEKLHHLSYGMVDLPSGKMKSREGTVVDADDLMEDMTKTAGAISKELGKLEDYSEKEKEELYKMIGLGALKYYILKVDPKKRILFDPEESVDFQGNTGPFIQYTYARIQSILRKANETGVDLTMVPDAALILHPKEKELIKQLQQFPDTIQLAAENYSPALVANYTYDLVKEFNSFYQQVSILGETDSAKKVLRVQLSHKVGETIKTAFSLLGIAVPDRM
- a CDS encoding SDR family oxidoreductase, translating into MKILLTGANGYIGMRLLPQLLKQGHEVICAVRDAERLSVDAETRNQIEIVEIDFLKEVQPGLLPTDLDAAYFLIHSMSTSTTDFDEMEAKTAENFNSYVQETSIKQVIYLSGIVNDANLSKHLRSRKNVEEILYQGNFSLTVLRAGIIVGSGSSSFEIIRDLCEKLPFMITPKWVLTKTQPIAIRDVISFLTGVLGNTETYNDSFDIAGPDILTYKEMLHQYANARGFKNWIYTVPVMTPKLSSYWLYFVTSTSYTLALNLVDSMKIEVVAKDNRLANLLEITPHTYREAIDMAFVKIEQNLVVSSWKDSLISGRFNKNLEKYIQVPKFGVLRDVQTMKINNPKQVLKNIWKIGGTNGWYYGNWLWKIRGFLDKLIGGVGLRRGRTHPDKIFAGDALDFWRVLLADKKGKRLLLFAEMKLPGEAWLEFKIDENNVLHQTATFRPRGLRGRLYWYSIVPLHYFIFGGMIRNIAKTRKGEN